In Sphingobium sp. Z007, one DNA window encodes the following:
- a CDS encoding ABC transporter substrate-binding protein: MSKKTVVILSASLVAVAGIALAAATFRAGNDKVLRVANQKGQVKAMMLASGALEGAPYTVEWSEFPAAQPLLEAVGGGAADLGLAADAPFIFAYQSGSPVKAIAVQAPANQVSDALAIVVKNGSPLKGAQDLIGKSVATTRGSIGHHLLLQALERAHIPADKVRVTFLPPGDAKAAFDSGAIDAWATWTPYTNVAIKEGGRAVVDAKDYGLPLYIDIANTDSIDPKRAMLADFLQREAKAVAWARAHPDQFAQVLAKETGLPLDIARASFDRSNRIAQPIDAKIIAHEQAITARFQKAGLIDGQRDVASAFDSSFAKSQ; the protein is encoded by the coding sequence ATGTCCAAGAAGACCGTCGTCATCCTGTCGGCGTCCCTTGTCGCGGTGGCGGGCATAGCGCTCGCCGCCGCGACTTTTCGCGCAGGGAACGACAAAGTCTTGCGCGTGGCCAATCAGAAAGGGCAGGTCAAGGCCATGATGCTCGCGTCCGGCGCGCTGGAAGGCGCGCCCTACACGGTCGAATGGTCGGAATTTCCCGCGGCCCAGCCCCTGCTCGAAGCGGTGGGCGGCGGCGCGGCGGACTTGGGCCTCGCGGCCGACGCGCCCTTCATCTTCGCCTATCAGAGCGGCAGCCCGGTCAAGGCCATCGCCGTCCAGGCCCCGGCCAACCAGGTGAGCGATGCGCTTGCGATAGTGGTGAAAAACGGATCGCCGCTGAAAGGCGCGCAGGATTTGATCGGCAAATCGGTTGCCACCACCCGCGGGTCGATCGGCCATCATCTCCTGCTTCAGGCGCTGGAACGCGCCCATATCCCGGCGGACAAGGTCCGCGTCACCTTCCTGCCGCCGGGCGATGCGAAGGCGGCGTTCGACAGCGGCGCGATCGACGCCTGGGCGACCTGGACCCCCTATACCAATGTCGCGATCAAGGAAGGCGGGCGCGCCGTCGTCGATGCGAAAGACTATGGCCTGCCGCTTTATATCGATATCGCCAACACCGATTCGATCGATCCCAAGCGGGCGATGCTGGCCGACTTCCTTCAGCGCGAGGCCAAAGCCGTCGCCTGGGCGCGCGCCCATCCCGATCAATTTGCGCAGGTGCTGGCAAAGGAGACCGGCTTGCCGCTCGACATCGCCCGCGCCAGCTTCGACCGCAGCAACCGGATCGCGCAGCCGATCGACGCGAAAATCATCGCCCACGAGCAGGCGATCACCGCTCGGTTTCAGAAAGCCGGACTGATCGATGGTCAACGCGACGTCGCGAGCGCCTTCGACTCTAGCTTCGCCAAATCCCAATGA
- a CDS encoding LLM class flavin-dependent oxidoreductase has product MSVKFIGYIGFNNGSETQAAVRSRALDTDYVNAAAKAQEAGGFDRVLIPFGSNSPESQIVAAHAAAITTKLGFLVAHRPGFTQPTVAARQLATLDQLSGGRVAVHIITGGADEEMARDGDTRTVKSERYARTDEYLTILRQEWTEAKPFDHQGKFYDIRQAFSAIKPDNLPVFFGGSSAEAIEVAGRHADVYALWGETLEAVQDTVRAVRKSAARYGRSPGFSLSLRPVIADTEEAAWKRAAEIEEQVRENRVAAGLPLTGHRPPNAGSLRLLDAASSNRQDTRLWTGVAALTGAAGNSTGLVGTPEQVADAMLDYYDIGIDHFLIRGFDPLGDSIVYGRELLPVVRRKVAEREAAGLALAG; this is encoded by the coding sequence ATGAGCGTCAAGTTCATCGGCTATATCGGCTTCAATAACGGTTCTGAAACGCAAGCGGCGGTCCGCAGCCGCGCGCTGGACACCGATTATGTCAATGCGGCCGCAAAGGCGCAGGAAGCGGGCGGCTTCGACCGCGTCCTCATTCCCTTCGGCTCCAACAGCCCGGAAAGCCAGATCGTCGCGGCCCACGCCGCCGCCATCACCACGAAGCTGGGCTTCCTCGTCGCCCATCGCCCCGGCTTCACGCAGCCAACCGTTGCTGCGCGCCAGCTGGCGACGCTGGATCAATTGTCGGGCGGCCGCGTCGCTGTCCATATCATCACTGGCGGCGCGGACGAGGAAATGGCGCGCGACGGCGACACCAGGACTGTAAAGTCCGAACGCTACGCCCGCACCGACGAATATCTGACCATCCTGCGGCAGGAATGGACAGAGGCCAAGCCCTTCGACCATCAGGGCAAGTTCTACGACATTCGTCAGGCGTTCAGCGCGATCAAGCCCGACAATCTACCGGTCTTCTTCGGCGGATCGTCGGCCGAGGCGATCGAGGTCGCCGGCCGCCATGCCGATGTCTATGCGCTGTGGGGCGAAACGCTCGAAGCGGTGCAGGACACGGTCCGCGCCGTGCGCAAGTCGGCCGCGCGCTATGGCCGCAGCCCCGGCTTCTCGCTGTCGCTGCGTCCGGTCATCGCCGATACCGAAGAAGCCGCCTGGAAGCGCGCGGCGGAGATCGAGGAGCAGGTGCGCGAAAACCGCGTCGCGGCGGGCCTTCCGCTGACCGGCCATCGCCCGCCCAACGCCGGATCGCTTCGCCTGCTTGATGCCGCCAGCAGCAATCGGCAGGATACACGCCTGTGGACCGGCGTCGCGGCGCTGACCGGCGCGGCCGGCAACAGCACCGGCCTGGTGGGCACGCCCGAACAGGTCGCCGACGCGATGCTGGATTATTATGACATCGGCATCGACCATTTCCTGATCCGGGGTTTCGATCCGCTGGGCGATTCCATTGTCTATGGCCGTGAGCTGCTGCCGGTCGTGCGCCGCAAGGTTGCCGAGCGCGAAGCCGCTGGCCTCGCCCTGGCGGGCTGA
- a CDS encoding rhodanese-like domain-containing protein: MTTQTLDKIQTATPQDIRHALLVGSEIAIIDVREEHDFAQGHPLFAAQIPLRRIDEEARWRIPRLATPVIVYDNGEGFARKAAIRLEALGYTNVRELDGGLSAWAAAGYELFEDVNSYSKAFGELVEHRRHTPSLAAEDVQALIDEKADIKILDARRYDEYNTMSIPTGTSVPGAELALRARTIAPDPDITIIVNCAGRTRSIIGAQSLVNAGVPNKVFALRNGTIGWTLAGQQLETGQTRTAPEVDDVAIEEARTHARDVAYRAGVKRIGWDELAAFQADTARTLYLYDVRQPREYESGHLPGFRNAQGGQLVQETDHNAPVRGARIVVTDNVGPRADMTASWLAQLGWDVSILDVDWSAVTLETGPDGAPAPRGPEGRYKRPYEGTDNKAAAMQAYLDWEYGLVAQLERDGTHGFYVI, from the coding sequence ATGACTACGCAAACGCTGGACAAAATCCAGACCGCCACGCCGCAGGATATCCGCCACGCCCTGCTGGTCGGCAGCGAAATCGCCATCATCGACGTGCGCGAAGAACATGACTTTGCGCAGGGTCACCCGCTCTTCGCCGCGCAAATCCCGCTGCGCCGCATCGACGAGGAGGCCCGCTGGCGCATCCCGCGCCTCGCCACGCCGGTCATTGTCTATGACAATGGGGAAGGCTTCGCCCGCAAAGCGGCGATCCGCCTCGAAGCGCTGGGCTATACCAATGTCCGCGAACTGGACGGCGGTCTCTCTGCTTGGGCGGCGGCTGGCTATGAACTGTTCGAGGACGTCAACAGCTACTCCAAAGCGTTCGGCGAACTGGTCGAGCATCGCCGCCATACGCCGTCACTGGCCGCCGAAGACGTGCAGGCGCTGATCGATGAAAAAGCCGACATCAAGATCTTGGATGCGCGCCGCTACGACGAATATAACACGATGAGCATCCCCACCGGGACCAGCGTGCCCGGCGCGGAACTGGCGTTGCGGGCACGCACCATCGCGCCCGATCCCGACATCACCATCATCGTCAATTGTGCCGGCCGCACTCGTTCGATCATTGGCGCGCAATCGCTGGTCAATGCGGGCGTCCCCAACAAGGTGTTTGCGCTGCGCAACGGTACGATCGGCTGGACACTGGCGGGTCAACAACTCGAAACCGGCCAGACCCGCACCGCGCCCGAAGTCGACGATGTGGCGATCGAGGAAGCGCGCACCCATGCCCGCGACGTCGCCTATCGCGCCGGCGTGAAACGCATCGGCTGGGACGAACTGGCCGCGTTTCAGGCCGATACGGCTCGCACCCTCTATCTCTACGATGTGCGCCAGCCGCGCGAATATGAAAGCGGCCATCTGCCTGGCTTCCGCAATGCGCAGGGTGGGCAACTGGTGCAGGAAACCGACCACAATGCTCCAGTGCGCGGTGCCCGCATTGTCGTGACCGACAATGTTGGTCCGCGCGCGGACATGACCGCCTCCTGGCTCGCCCAACTTGGTTGGGACGTTTCCATCCTCGACGTCGACTGGTCGGCTGTCACGCTGGAAACCGGACCGGACGGCGCGCCTGCGCCACGCGGGCCGGAGGGCCGCTACAAGCGCCCCTATGAAGGCACGGACAACAAGGCGGCCGCGATGCAGGCCTATCTCGACTGGGAATATGGCCTCGTCGCCCAATTGGAGCGCGACGGCACCCACGGCTTCTACGTCATTTAA
- a CDS encoding cysteine dioxygenase, whose translation MNALAAIERPVETAPNTSRLRGFVTAFADLLAATRDEQAILDSGRALLSRLIATDDWLPEAFARPNPDRYQQYLLHCDSRERFSVVSFVWGPGQSTPIHDHSVWGLVGVLRGIEKVERFRRLPSGALVDQGEELLHEGEVDAVSPRIGDIHRVTNGLADRPSVSIHVYGANIGAVERATYALDGTPKTFISGYANSVIPNLWDRSKTA comes from the coding sequence ATGAACGCGCTCGCCGCCATCGAACGCCCGGTCGAAACCGCGCCTAACACCAGCCGCCTGCGCGGCTTCGTCACCGCCTTTGCCGACCTGCTGGCCGCGACCCGCGACGAGCAGGCGATATTGGACAGCGGTCGCGCACTGCTCAGCCGCCTGATCGCCACCGACGACTGGCTGCCCGAAGCCTTCGCCCGGCCCAATCCCGATCGCTACCAGCAATATCTGCTCCACTGCGACAGCCGCGAGCGGTTCAGCGTCGTCAGCTTCGTCTGGGGACCGGGCCAGTCCACCCCCATCCACGACCATAGCGTCTGGGGTCTGGTCGGCGTCCTGCGCGGGATCGAAAAGGTCGAACGCTTCCGTCGCCTGCCAAGCGGCGCCCTGGTCGATCAGGGCGAGGAACTGCTGCACGAAGGGGAGGTGGATGCCGTCTCCCCCCGCATTGGCGATATCCATCGCGTCACCAATGGGCTCGCCGACCGGCCGTCCGTCAGCATCCATGTCTATGGCGCCAATATCGGCGCGGTCGAGCGCGCGACCTACGCCCTCGACGGCACGCCCAAGACCTTCATTTCGGGTTACGCGAACAGCGTGATCCCCAACCTCTGGGACAGATCGAAAACCGCATGA
- a CDS encoding ABC transporter ATP-binding protein → MDARLGFSTVDSAVHQPHPEPVVRLRGFTRRFGANTIINGLDLDIGPGEFIALLGRSGSGKTTLLRTLAGLDEVRDQDVEVPNSRAVVFQDARLLPWKPVWKNVALGLKGDNGRDRAEAALKEVGLGHRLDAWPLTLSGGEAQRVALARALVREPQLLLLDEPFAALDALTRYRMHDLVLSLWRKHKPAILIVTHDVEEAIALADRVLVLDRGRIVAEERITAPRGERSSFAARLREKLLSHLGGDDHGEGVVPLAVAAE, encoded by the coding sequence ATGGACGCTCGCCTCGGTTTTTCCACGGTCGATAGCGCTGTTCACCAGCCCCATCCCGAACCCGTCGTCCGCCTGCGTGGCTTTACCCGGCGCTTCGGCGCCAACACCATCATCAACGGCCTTGACCTCGACATCGGGCCCGGCGAGTTTATCGCCCTGCTGGGCCGCTCCGGCTCTGGCAAGACCACTTTGCTGCGCACGCTCGCCGGTCTGGACGAAGTGCGCGATCAGGACGTCGAAGTCCCCAATTCCCGCGCCGTCGTCTTCCAGGATGCCCGCCTTCTGCCATGGAAGCCGGTCTGGAAGAATGTCGCGCTAGGCCTGAAGGGCGACAACGGCCGCGACCGCGCCGAGGCTGCGCTCAAGGAAGTGGGCCTTGGCCACCGGCTCGACGCCTGGCCGCTGACCTTGTCGGGCGGCGAAGCCCAACGCGTGGCGCTGGCCCGCGCTTTGGTGCGCGAGCCGCAATTGCTGCTGCTGGACGAACCCTTCGCCGCGCTTGATGCCCTGACCCGCTATCGGATGCACGATCTGGTGCTGTCGCTCTGGCGCAAGCACAAGCCCGCTATCCTGATCGTGACCCATGATGTTGAGGAAGCGATTGCGCTGGCCGATCGCGTGCTGGTGCTCGACCGGGGTCGTATCGTCGCCGAAGAACGCATCACCGCCCCGCGCGGCGAGCGCAGCAGCTTTGCGGCTCGCCTGCGCGAGAAACTGCTCTCGCATCTGGGCGGCGACGATCATGGCGAAGGCGTCGTTCCCCTCGCGGTCGCCGCTGAATGA
- a CDS encoding ABC transporter permease has protein sequence MAVLTINDTSQVAQGRSALAPRPFSLSRFGGRWLSPVLLLLLWEAGSRLGLIPERTLAAPSAVLGTLLEMVISGELPSNLLVSFARVAVGLLIGVSLGLGLGLVAGLSRSGELAVDPLMQIKRTIPALALTPLFIVWFGIGETPKVALIAFGTIFPVYLNLYSGIRSVDLRLLDAAKSFGLSRWEQIWHVILPSALPSLLVGLRYALSVSILVLVVAEQINASAGLGYLINNARDFMRTDIIVVCLMVYAILGLGADWLVRTIEARALIWRPSIVEQ, from the coding sequence ATGGCGGTTTTGACGATCAACGATACATCACAGGTAGCGCAAGGCCGTTCGGCGTTGGCGCCACGCCCATTCTCTCTTTCGCGCTTCGGCGGCCGCTGGCTTTCCCCGGTACTGCTGCTCCTGCTTTGGGAAGCGGGATCGCGTCTCGGCCTTATCCCCGAACGCACGCTCGCTGCGCCATCGGCGGTGCTGGGCACGTTGCTGGAGATGGTGATCTCCGGCGAACTCCCCTCCAATCTGCTGGTGTCCTTCGCCCGCGTCGCCGTCGGCCTGCTGATCGGCGTGAGCCTGGGCCTGGGCCTCGGCCTCGTCGCTGGCCTGTCGCGGTCGGGCGAACTGGCGGTCGATCCGCTCATGCAGATTAAGCGCACCATCCCCGCGCTGGCGCTGACCCCGCTTTTCATCGTCTGGTTCGGCATCGGCGAAACGCCCAAGGTCGCCCTGATCGCCTTCGGCACCATCTTCCCGGTCTATCTCAACCTCTACAGCGGCATCCGCAGCGTTGATCTGCGCTTGCTCGATGCGGCAAAGAGCTTCGGTCTCAGCCGCTGGGAACAGATATGGCACGTCATATTGCCCTCTGCCTTGCCCTCGCTGCTGGTCGGGCTGCGCTACGCCCTATCGGTGTCGATTCTGGTGCTGGTCGTCGCCGAACAGATCAACGCATCGGCCGGCCTTGGCTATCTCATCAACAACGCTCGCGATTTCATGCGGACCGACATCATCGTCGTCTGCCTAATGGTTTACGCCATCCTCGGCCTTGGCGCCGACTGGCTGGTCCGCACGATCGAAGCCCGCGCCCTCATCTGGCGCCCCAGCATAGTGGAGCAATAA
- a CDS encoding LysR substrate-binding domain-containing protein, translated as MPVNLPTNLLRSFVAIVDTGSMLNASEQVFVTQSALSLQIKRLEELVQQTLFLREGRRLILTSAGTVLLDYARRVLLLHDEAVAAVSAGRFAGPARIGMVQDFADTLLTGLLSRFSELHPDAQIYARVAGTAELQALLERRELDIVLGFAAPNDAHAVTVAPMSWYGEATLADRAVIPLAVLEEPCRFREAAIRALEDAGLQWRITVETPNLATLKAAVGAGLGITCRTHLFLENSAALEHERLPQLPRVAAILRSGDKLDKAAQRLAELARETVEAL; from the coding sequence GTGCCGGTCAATCTGCCGACCAATTTGCTGCGCAGCTTCGTCGCCATCGTCGATACAGGGTCGATGCTCAATGCGTCGGAGCAGGTGTTCGTGACGCAATCCGCGCTCAGCCTTCAGATCAAACGGCTGGAGGAACTGGTGCAGCAGACGCTGTTCCTGCGCGAAGGGCGGCGGCTGATCCTGACGTCAGCGGGGACCGTGCTGCTTGACTATGCGCGGCGTGTGCTGCTGCTGCATGACGAGGCGGTGGCGGCGGTCAGTGCGGGGCGCTTTGCCGGGCCGGCGCGGATCGGCATGGTGCAGGATTTCGCGGACACGTTGCTGACGGGCCTGTTGTCACGCTTTTCCGAATTGCATCCCGACGCGCAAATCTATGCGCGCGTGGCGGGCACGGCGGAATTGCAGGCGTTGCTGGAGCGGCGGGAACTGGACATCGTGCTGGGCTTTGCAGCGCCCAATGACGCCCATGCGGTGACGGTCGCGCCGATGAGCTGGTATGGCGAGGCGACGCTGGCCGATCGTGCGGTCATCCCGCTGGCGGTGCTGGAGGAGCCGTGCCGTTTCCGCGAGGCAGCGATCCGGGCGCTGGAGGATGCCGGGCTGCAATGGCGGATCACGGTGGAAACGCCCAATCTCGCGACGCTCAAGGCGGCTGTCGGTGCCGGGCTGGGCATCACCTGCCGCACCCATTTGTTTCTGGAGAACAGCGCGGCGCTGGAGCATGAGCGGCTGCCGCAACTGCCGCGCGTGGCGGCGATCCTGCGGTCGGGCGACAAATTGGACAAGGCGGCGCAGAGATTGGCGGAACTGGCGCGGGAAACGGTCGAAGCACTCTGA